AAGTTCGGCCAGGATGGGCAACAGCTCGCTCCGCGCCTTGAGGTCCTCCGGCACCTGGGCGAGGGCCTGCTCCACGAGGGAAAGGACCGGGAGGCCCTTCGGGGAAAGCCTCCCCCGCCTCAAGGCCTCCCGGAGCGCCTCCGGGGTGCCGGAAAAGCCGGGGAAGGTTAGGCGGATCACCGGGAGGCGAAGGCCGGGCGCTTCCTGGGTAGGAGGAGGCCCACCTTCTCCCGCACCTCCTCCATGGTGGCCTGGGCGAGGGCGCGGGCCCTCCGGGCGCCCTCGAGGAGGGCGTCCATCACGTAGTCCGGGTCCCGCTTCAGGGCCTCGGCCCGCTCCCGGATGGGCCCAAGGGCCCGCATAAGGTGGTCAAAGAGGATGCGCTTCACGGTAAGGGTGCCCACCCCGGCCCGGCGGTACTCCTCCTTGAGGGCCTCCACCAGGGGCTCGGGGGCGAAGTAGGCCAGGTAGGTGAAGACCAGGCTCCGCTCCGGGTCCCCGGGGTCGGAGAGGCGGATCCTCTGGGGATCGTCCGGGAGGTGCTGGATCTTCCTCCAGATGCTCTCCTCCGGCTCCAGGAGGCCAATGGTGTTCCCTAAGGACTTGCTCATCTTGGCCCGGCCGTCAATCCCCGGCACCCTGGGGGCCTTGGGGTTCAGGAGGGCCTCGGGCTCGGGGAAGGTCTCCCCGAAGAGGTGGTTGAAGCGGCGGGCGATCTCCCGGGTGAGCTCAATGTGCTGCACCTGGTCCTCGCCCACGGGCACGGTGTCCGCCTTGTAGACCAGGATGTCCGCGGCCTGGAGCACCGGGTAGAGGAGGAGGCCGGACCAGACGGTCTCCTGCTTGCTGGCCTTGTCCTTGAACTGGGTCATGCGGGTGAGGTCCCCCAGGGGGGTCAGGGTGGTGAAGACCCAGGCGAGCTCGGTGTGCTCGGGGACGTGGGACTGGACGAAGAGGGTGACCTTCTCCGGGTCAAGCCCCGCGGCGATGTTCACCAGGGCCGCCTCAAAGGTCCGCTTTGCCAGGGTCTCGGGCTCGTAGGCCAGGGGGTTGGTGAGGGCGTGGTAGTCCACGATGCAAAAGAGGGCGTCCCGGCCCAGCTTTTCCCCGATCTCTACCCATTGCTTGATGGCCCCCAGGTAGTTGCCGATGTGGATCTCCCCGGAGGGCTGGATGCCGGAAAGGACCCGCTTCATTACCCTAAGGGTACGGTGGGGTGAGGGCGCCGTCAACCGCTTGGTAGGATGGCCTTATGAAGGACCTGGTGGAGTACCTGGCGAAGAGCGTGGTGGAGCATCCCGAGGCGGTGCGGGTAGAGGAGGCGCGGGGCCGGGAGGGGCCCGTGTACGTGGTGG
The sequence above is drawn from the Thermus islandicus DSM 21543 genome and encodes:
- the trpS gene encoding tryptophan--tRNA ligase → MKRVLSGIQPSGEIHIGNYLGAIKQWVEIGEKLGRDALFCIVDYHALTNPLAYEPETLAKRTFEAALVNIAAGLDPEKVTLFVQSHVPEHTELAWVFTTLTPLGDLTRMTQFKDKASKQETVWSGLLLYPVLQAADILVYKADTVPVGEDQVQHIELTREIARRFNHLFGETFPEPEALLNPKAPRVPGIDGRAKMSKSLGNTIGLLEPEESIWRKIQHLPDDPQRIRLSDPGDPERSLVFTYLAYFAPEPLVEALKEEYRRAGVGTLTVKRILFDHLMRALGPIRERAEALKRDPDYVMDALLEGARRARALAQATMEEVREKVGLLLPRKRPAFASR